The Ictidomys tridecemlineatus isolate mIctTri1 unplaced genomic scaffold, mIctTri1.hap1 Scaffold_5242, whole genome shotgun sequence genome includes the window TTTATATCAGATTTTATTATCCTTCAGTTAAGGTTTCAgcctatataaaataatatattccttTCTTAGAGGACTGCCATCAAGTCTTAATGATTTAAGAGTTAATAATTCAATTTAAACATTTATCCTCAGTACTTCCTCTCAGTAGAAACCAGGTTTTATGGTGGCAATGTACTCTTTTTTACTTAATTCTCATAACAATCCTACATGGTAAGTAATGGCATCACCatttcacaaggaagaaaaaaacctcAGAGAGGTTATCCACTTAGCCCAAGAAGGGCAAGTATTATAAGTGTTATACCTGGTTTTCTGCAAAATATAATCCAGCAAATTTCACCACCCcaagtctttttttaattgtctgtaatttacatttctttcacacacacacacactccaaaccctcagattcattcattttcctgattGTTGCAAGTGACTATGAAAAAAAGTTTAGGGAGAAGGAGGATTGAAGTGGTACTTCAAATGAAATtactgattcattcattcatttgtttttcacaCTATTCATTTGACAGTCTTTTCTCAAACTAATCCTTTTATCAGTCCCCTTCTTGACAGTAAAGAAGccaaaagtaaaaatatccaCACGCCTAACTTTTGATGATGGTTAAGCACGGTGTTAGAATATAAATGTGGTAAAATGTTGAATAACTTTTGCAGTTACAAAATACTGtccattttctaaataattgtttATGAGTGTCTACCAGTCTAGATGCTATTCTAGGCTTTAAAGATACAGCGCTGAGAAGCATATCCAAAGTCTTTGCTCTCAAGGGTTATATTCTAGTGGTGGGATATGGAAATtaagcaaataagaaaatatcagatgataaaaatatttatagaagctagtaaaaaaaaaaacccacaaaataacTGTATACATGTGTGTTCATACATATGTGCTAACAGTGTTGTCAAAGGATTCATTAAGATACATGAAAGAAATTTATGAAGTTGATGACAGGAGCAGGAATGTAAAGTTGCTTAATTGTATTATTTGAAAAATCAAGTTTGGGAAGAACTCTCACAAGTCTAAGCTTTGACCTGCTATAGATTAGCATAAGTCACTTTTATTCATTTCgttttggagaaagaaaagactTAATGGTACTTTCATATTTACCTAAATATTGACCTATAAGTTATTTCCACAGTTCTAgcacaaaaatttatatttagcATCTCGTAGAAAGGTGttcttataaatttaataaaatatatgtttaatagTTTTGACatgaatagtattttttaaagaaagcaaaaggcATAATTTTCAAGCTGTAAGCAGTCTAGAGGTATAACAGTTCATCCcccattttttataattaaatatttcaaagtaagaagttttaaaaagcaaaagtaccCTTAAAAAATAgacatgtttttcatttttttctagtttgtgGAGGACTATGAACCTACCAAAGCAGACAGCTATAggaagaaggtggtgctggatGGGGAGGAAGTACAGATTGATATCTTAGACACAGCTGGACAGGAGGACTATGCCGCAATTAGAGACAACTACTTCCGGAGTGGGGAGgggtttctctgtgtcttctctattACAGAAATGGAATCTTTTGCAGCCACAGCCGACTTCAGGTATGTTTGTGAATGATATTGCTCATAACATACTGCACAACAGTTCTCCAGAAACAAGGGGACAACAAGAGCTTCTTGCTTATTAGTCTTTTACTATATCTCTACTTGTGTTTATTTCTCACTTCAGTATTAGTATATGACTCTGTCCActgtgtatgtacacacaataTTCAGGAAACTTTACATAAATCTTACAGCCATCCTAGTGCCAGCTATATTAGAGCTTGAGTTTATGGCAGCTTCAAGTATCCAGAGTTCCTTTATGCATTCCTGAAGTATTTCTCTTTAAAGTACTATTATTGCCCTGATAGTGAATAATCAATATAGTGAGCTTTTCCAGCTTTTAAGTCTTTTTTGTGTTAGACATTGATTTAGGAGCATTTTGTAACACTcagcaggcatttttttttttttttgccattctcCTCACAATTCATGTGCCCTGAATTTTTagcatagaaataattttatggactgaatttgtaaaatagaaataatcattGTAGACTGGCACACTAGGTTGTATTCTACAATATGTCTTATTTACTATTTGcttaattaaaaatctttttggtTTAGCAGGGACAGTTTTGGTGAATGGGAGAGAGGTTCCTGTATTTATCTAAGAAAAGTTTGGTACAAATAAGGTTCTTGGGTACTCTTGCAAATACTTTATGCATAATTAAACATGTtctttaattacatatttttattcctGTGTTACATATCAGCTTTGGTTATAGGGGGACACAAAAGAAAGATATAATGTATCctctgatttcaaaatttacacAACCAAGTTGAATATGTAAAGCAAAAGCAAgcataagtaaatatttataattaatattataattaaataataatataattaaatacaGGATAATGTAGGGAAACACTGGCAGTGATCACTACAAGGATCCAGCATGGGAAAGGAGTCGCAAAGTAGATGAGCCTGAAAGAGAAGGATtccacagatgagaaaaatggcattttaatAGTTGTACAAGAAACTGAACCAGTGCTTATACAGAGCATTCCTTTTTATGTACACTTGAACGACTCAAGAACTTAAAGGTTTCTAAGTTAACTGTCTTTGTAAAAAGGTACATCATTGAGAAACTGTAAAATATAGATGTGTTTATAAAATTAAGTTTGTTGGTTTCTACAAGGAATTTCATATACGATAGAATGCAAAGGGTGGTAGATCTAATAACTTGCAAACCTGGAGACATGTCGAAAGTTATATAAATGTCAgtgcttattcattcattcaataaatatgaaaGTTGATTATGTAGCAGGTCCTGTTCTAGGTAATGGAATAAATTTGTCACCATAGTTACTAAAGCCAATGTGGTATTTCAAGGGAATAAGGTATTTTTATGCCAAGAGAGAATCTTGGGCTATTACTGTTACAAAAAATAAGGATGATTCATTACTCTTCTTGTAAAGCTCCAATGTAGTGCCCttcccataaataaaaatgacccCAGTGACTCACCAGCaatgagaaagaaagacattTGTGAGAATGGTTACAGTAGGCACTCCACATGGTATCACACTTTTTTACTGAGCTTGATTATGTTTTCCCTGATAAGGTTAAAACGTCTGGAAAGCAGAACCCATTTTTTACCCATCCCTATCTCTGGTACTCACTGTTGGTACAGTTGTGATCATATAACAATACAGTAcacatttaataaacattttatttgatttgaaaaCTCTTTACCTTTTTGGTGTTCTCTTTCCTTACAACAAAAATGAAGACGTTCGACCAGATTGTAAAagaacttttctattttaaaattctctaataGCATAACATTAAGGAAAATGTATATGAAGGCTATAGACACAGAAATACCTTTCTCTGACACCCAGAAAAGTAACtaataaaactattatttctagaggggaggggggatagtaggggataggaaaggtagcagaatacaacagtcactaatatgccattatggaaaaatgtgaatgtgtaactgatgtgattctgcaatttgtatttggggtaaaaatgggagttcataacccatttgagtcaaatgtatgaaagatgatatgtcatgagctttgtaatgttttgaacaaccaataaaaaaaaaactattatttctaAAGAATATTGTCTTCTCACCTCTGGCCAGTATATTCCAGATTTTTCATGGTCATGTTTCTGATACTATTAATCATGCCATAATTTTAGTATAGGTCTTCCTGCAGCATCTGACTAAAAGTAGCTTAGTAGGTAATTAATGAGTATATACATATGTGACCACAAGCACTAGAGTCATGAACATTTGAGTTAGACTCACCTTCCTGGTGGTTATTGAGACTGAGTGAAAAGTCAGTTGTTATCTTAGTTCGGGCTACAGATCATGATGGATGGTAGTTAAGAAAATCTCAGCACATTTGTCATTACCAACCCTGGAAAAAGGTTTTGGTTGGCTAAAATCCTCTTCACAAGCACATCATAAATGTAAAGCAATGATGGTGAGCATTGACATGCTTTTTGCAAGGTATCATTTGAGTGACAGGAAACATAGAACTGTGTAACTGTAACTGTACAGTTTAGCCTAAAATACCCAAATATTatgctttttaacatttttattttttaaaaggatttttaaagtaaatacaaATCAGTGAAAAATGGAAGTGACTTTCTGTGTGGTTCATAGTCCATACATATTAGAACAATTGAGAATTCAGGTTCAGGGAATTTGTTGCAAGCATTGAGTCTGTTAGAATATTTGCTACGTATCAGTAATTAGGCAAATGAAGTAATAACAGTAACACTACCTGATATTCATATAGTGCTTACCATGTGCCACTGTTCTAATTACTTACATAAATCAGTTCACTTATCAAACAACCCTAAGAGGTAGATACTACTGTGTTTCATAATTTCTAACctatacatttctcaaaagtcaGGACTATGACCTGGCATCGTAACCTTATAATTGGCAGTTTTCTTGAGAgtacataaaataatgtttattagtGAATTCTTAAATTTGACTTTCTGAAAGTATTATTTCCACATCTtttaatgaagaaattgaaacaCAGGGAGATTAAGTCATTTGTCCTACCTAGGTCATGCAGTTAATAGCAGAGAATTAAAATCCAGGAGGTCTACCTCCATATTTCTGAGTTTATCAGTGATATTATACTGGTTGGTGCTCATAAAACTAATGACAAGTTTTTTATAAAACCACATGACTaccacatttcatatttttaaatagaatgtcatgttttctatttaaaatatagcatattctctaatatttattcttttttaataatttaacaggtttgtttttttgtttgttttttgtggtgctggggatcaaacccaggatcttgaGCAtgggaggcaagtactctaccaactgagctatatccccagcattagggcattatttttaaatcatataaacTATCCTATGACAGTATGTTGTTATATCACTCATTATTTTACTACTATTAAATATAGCCCTCAGCCAAAACAatgtaaaactttttctttttttttcagaaaggtaTGGTCTGATCACTGTTTCATAATAGCACCAGACAGGAAAGTATCATATAATATGGAGAACCTCACCATAATGCCAGACCTCCTGTTGTTTACTCTATATCAGAGATAGGGGTCTCTCATGATGAAGAAGTTTTGGGAACTAAGCCTTCTTGGTCAGGGTTTGTTCCCTTCACAATCCTGTTATGAGAATCCCTGTGGTATCTAGCATAGAAGTTGAATGTGTTTTCTGGAGTTAAATTTCTCAAGTTCAAATTCTTGATCTACTTACTCAGTTGTAACTCTAAGCAAGTTAACATAGATTTTGTGTTGATGTAAAAAGTAAACTTAACATGTTCCTCCAGTAGATAATCATAATAACAGCTAAtagcatttattgaatgtttactaTGTGCCGTGCAGTTATAAGCACTTTACATTTACTCCTCATAGCAACCATATAAGGAAGGTATTGTTgatcccattttatagaaaaggaaatggagacagAGTACTTTTCTCAGAGTCACATGATTAAGAAGAGCAGAACCACAATACTTACAAATTAGTGACACTTCATAGTATATAATTTACCTTTAAATGAAAAATCTATGCTGAGGAGCTACTTCCTATAAtttctggcatgtgtgagactttaaaaatattatgtgggACCTTTGATATGATGTGATAAGAATAGCACTCTCTACCTGTGTGATCTTTCTCCCAAAATCCTATACTCCAGTCGTGAGAAAAACATTGCACAAATCCCTGCTAGGAGACATTCTACAAATTACCCTAACCAGCACTCCTCAAAACTATtaaggtcatcaaaaacaaagATACTCTGAGAACTATTACAGCCAAGTGAATTCTAATGAGACTAAATGTCATGTGGTATCCTGGATGGGCTCCTAGAACAGAAAAAGGATGTTAGGTTCAAACTAAGAATGTCCAATAAAGTTTGGGCTTAAATAATACTGTATcattattgatttattcattttggtaCACATACTCATACTAATAAACGATGTTAATGATAGTGGAAACTTTTCATGCTATGATCTCAGcttttctgtaaattttaaaaaaaccttccGAAATAAaaaggtcattttaaaaatatgaaaacatttggGGAAGGTTGTACTTGATACTTTTTGTTTTGCACCTCTGCTTGTTATGTTTATATTCCCAACtggtttatttttctatcattacTGAAGTGAATGTGCATCTCAGATAATTGATGATAGAATAAGaagtatttattactttttatgatGTGATAGATAAGCTTGTTgcttatagaaatatatatataattataaacatgCTGATTGCAGATAGTTGCTACGTTTTTATCATGTAGAAGTCATgttaatatttctcattttctcttatccagggagcagattttaagaGTAAAAGAAGATGAGAATGTTCCATTTCTATTGGTGGGTAACAAATCAGATTTAGAAGATAAAAGGCAGGTTTCTGTAGAAGAGGCAAAAAACAGAGCAGACCAGTGGAATGTCAACTATGTGGAAACATCTGCTAAAACACGAGCTAATGTTGACAAGGTAAAATGTGGCTCTCTTTAATACTACATCATGTTAAAAATAGACTGATTTGCTTTAACTCAGCTCCATTTTGTCTAGAGTGTTATGAGATTATTAAATAGAGTTTTAATACAATTTAATAAGTTATCTTTGCTGCATTCTTAAGTTAAAGTGTTAGGAATTTCTTACATGACCTTGTCTTTAACTTCCCAAGAGTCATTAAAACATGAGTTACTATAGCtgattgtacttttttttttttttttgtaacactgatggcattctgtttttcttattttgatgtttttctgaGTGTTTTTCTTATACTGATGGGGCTGCCTAGTTGAAAAGGAGTTGTAAAAGTCCCAAGATGGCAGTACTGAATGTTCTCTCCATGACCTGATGCCTGCCCAGCCCATTTAAGTTCTCAGAATGAAGgtgccaggctggggttgtggctcagtggtagagtgcctagcatatgtgaggcactgggttcgattgtcagcaccacataaaaataaataaataaagtttcattcacaactaaaaatctatttattaaaaaaaaaatgtgaaagtgcCTCCCAAGATAAAGTAATCTCCAagataaaaggatttttaaatctctgttacTACTATTATATTCTCTACCCTGAGCTTTTTTTTACCTCTGAGTAGAAAGGGAAATTCAGTTTCCTTCTTCCTTATGTTCCCACTTTGTGCTCCTGGGAACCAGATGTGGAACCCCTGCTAGGTGTCTAGGAGCCTCCCCAAGTATATTTCATTCTGCTGCCTCCAGTGATTAGGAAGATTGTGTTCTTGGTGGAGGCAGCACAGTTGCTTGAGGGCCTCCAGGTGAGAACTTTCTTCACCCCCCAAATATCCAGGCTCTATAGCTGTGCCTTTTAATCTCCAGTGTGCAAATTAATTGCCTGTAAAGCTTAATAAACACCCATCCTTAGGTCTTACCCCGAGGTTTTGCATCATTGAGTCTGGGATGGGGCTTGATTAGGATATTAAAAAGACCCACACTCTATGGAAAATGGTCCAAGATCAG containing:
- the LOC144373920 gene encoding ras-related protein Ral-A isoform X1, encoding MAANKPKGQNSLALHKVIMVGSGGVGKSALTLQFMYDEFVEDYEPTKADSYRKKVVLDGEEVQIDILDTAGQEDYAAIRDNYFRSGEGFLCVFSITEMESFAATADFREQILRVKEDENVPFLLVGNKSDLEDKRQVSVEEAKNRADQWNVNYVETSAKTRANVDKVFFDLMREIRARKMEDSKEKNGKKKRKSLAKRIRERCCIL
- the LOC144373920 gene encoding ras-related protein Ral-A isoform X2, which gives rise to MAANKPKGQNSLALHKVIMVGSGGVGKSALTLQFMYDEFVEDYEPTKADSYRKKVVLDGEEVQIDILDTAGQEDYAAIRDNYFRSGEGFLCVFSITEMESFAATADFREQILRVKEDENVPFLLVGNKSDLEDKRQVSVEEAKNRADQWNVNYVETSAKTRANVDKCLMP